The Thermomicrobiales bacterium sequence ACGACCTGAGCCGACGCATTCCCAGTGAGCTCGAAGGCCGCATCGCTCAGGCGGAGGCAGAGGGGTTCGCTACCTGGCGAGATGCCCGCGCCGCGAACGATTTCGCGGCGTTCTTGCCGGTACTGGAGAAACAAATCGCGCTGCGCAAGGAATATATCGCCTGTTTCGATCCAACCGAGTCGCCTTACGACGTGCTGCTCGATCGATTCGAGGAAGGCGCGACCGTGGCGCAGATCGACCCGATCTTCGATCGGCTCAAGCCTCGCCTGATCGAACTGACCAGAGCGGTTGCTGCAAACCAGGACAAGGTCGACGACGGGCTGCTCTTTGGGTCGTTTCCAAAGGCGGCTCAGGTGCAGTTGTCCGAGGACATTGCGGCGGTACTTGGCGCGACGGAGGCAAGCTGGCGTGTGGTCGAGACCGTTCATCCGTTCCAACAGAGTTTTGGCACGAAAGACATTCGGCTCGCCACTCGCTACGACGAGGACTTCTTCTCCACCGCGTTTTATGGAACGATTCACGAGTTCGGTCATGGGCTCTACGAAGCGCAAATCGATCCCTCGCTCGATCGCACGCCGTTGGCGACCGGCGTTTCGATGACCGTGCACGAGTCGCAGAGCCGGTTGCTCGAAAATCTGGTCGGCCGCGGTCGTCCGTTTGTCAACTATGCCTGGCCCCTGATCCGCGCGGCCTTCCCGGACGCCCTCGATGCCTATTCAGCCGAAGAGTTCTATCGGGCTGTCAACAAGATGCAGCCATCATTCATTC is a genomic window containing:
- a CDS encoding carboxypeptidase M32 — translated: MSREAFAALEAEVQTIHDLEMARELLSWDQQCIMPVAANDQRANQVETLSVLIHDRLTSDSIGQLLDESADVGAAAGAESYEAGLLRLVRRIYDLSRRIPSELEGRIAQAEAEGFATWRDARAANDFAAFLPVLEKQIALRKEYIACFDPTESPYDVLLDRFEEGATVAQIDPIFDRLKPRLIELTRAVAANQDKVDDGLLFGSFPKAAQVQLSEDIAAVLGATEASWRVVETVHPFQQSFGTKDIRLATRYDEDFFSTAFYGTIHEFGHGLYEAQIDPSLDRTPLATGVSMTVHESQSRLLENLVGRGRPFVNYAWPLIRAAFPDALDAYSAEEFYRAVNKMQPSFIRVEADELTYGLHIILRYELERDLFEGRLEAKDLPEVWNARMKEYLGVEVPDDAHGVLQDVHWSEGLFGYFPDYLLGTVLSVQIWEKMMVDIPDLTEQIEQGDFAALREWLRTHVHWSGSKFPPRETIERAVGGPLDPEPYLRYLERKIADLYGI